The Desulfuromonadaceae bacterium genomic interval AGGGTCACCGAGGCGCCGAGGGTGATGCTCGTCAACGGCGAAACCTCGGCGCTGGCGCCGCTGGTGTTGGCAGAGGCAGTGATCGCCGTGGCCAGGCTGTAACTGTCCGGGCCGTTGGAGGTGGCGATCACGGTGAAGCTGTTGACGAGCTGGGTGTCAGCCCCGGCGTAGGCGATCGACTGCTGTGGGCCGGGCTCGATGCCCGGCGGTGAGGGGACCAGGGCGACGGTGACCGTGACGGTCGAACTGGACGTCTGGGTCGTCGTGCCATCGTAGTACGACATGGTCGCCCGGTTGACGATCTGGGTGTTGGCTGCCACCGCCGCCAGGGTCTGGCCGGCGGACAGGGCGAGCAGGCCGAGGGCCAGCAGCAGGCTGACGAGAATTCGGCTGGTAAGTTGCATGTTGCCTCCGTTGGGCTGTTCAGTTCAGCCGGCTTCGACCGGACGGCAGCTGCCGCCCGGTCGGGCCGGATCAGTCGATGGTGACCTGATAGATAATGGTCAGGGTGTCGATCCATTCTTTGCCTGCTGTTGTGCAAGCGGCCACTGTCAGGCTGGTGCCGTCACTGCAGTACGGCAGGGTGCCGCCGGCGGCGTTGGTGGCGGTGTTGCCGAGGAAAAAGGTCAGATCGCTGCCGGCCGCGCTGCCCGTGGCCTCGCCGTAGCCGGTTTCCACCAGATCGAGGGGCTGGGTCTCGCCGTCGTTCGCCGCGGTGACATTTACCGTGTTGTCGGCGTTGTCGGTAATCACGGCGAATGCGTTGCCGGAGTCGTAGGCATCGGCGACCAGGCTGGTGTAGGCCGGCACGGCGTCGGTCACCACCACTTGAGTGGCGATCCCGCCGGTGTTGGCGACCGTTACCCGGTATTCGAGGACATCGCCCGGATTGCCGCTGGCGGTCGTCGCGCCGAAAGTACCACCGGCGTTCACGTTACGGACATCCTTGCGGATGGTCAGGCCGACGCCTTCGAAATTGACGGTACAGGCTATGGTTTCCGCGCCGTCGCCGCTGTCAGTGGCGGTGAGGGTGTAGGCAACACTGCCGGTGGTGGCGGTGGCACTGGCGGTGACGCTGATTTTCACCAGCACCATTTCGCCGATCACCAGGCCGATGACGCTGTTGTTAAAAGCCGGAACGGTGCCGCTGCCGACGGCGACATTGGCGCCGTTGATGCTGATGTCGGTCACCGGCAGGGCGGCGAGGGTCAGTGAACCCTGGGCTTCGGCGGTGGTGCTGCCCTCATCATTGTGTTCGACGGCGCCTGCGTTGGCGTGTACGGCGGCAGTGCCGGTAGTAACGTTCGTGACGCGGTAGGCAATGCCGTCGATGACAGCGATATCGTTGACTGCGAAGCCGGCCAGGGCGCCACCGGGGAAGTACAGGGTGTCGGTTCCGCTGAAACCGACCACCACGGCCGCGCCGAGTTCGTGATCCGCAGGATCGGTCGCCAGCAGAGTGAAACCGTCAGTCCCATTGTAGGTGTAGTACTGATGGCTGACCGCGACGTTGCCGGCAGTGGTCGGGGTGTTGCCGATCACCAGGCCGTAGAAGTCATTGCCGTTGGCCGTAGCGGTCAGGGCGAACAGCGACTCGAAGGTCGTGCCGGAGGCGACCATGTAGGTGCCCGTGGTGTCCGGGCAGGTCAGCGCAGCGCCGCCTTCATCGCCTGTGGTTGCCGTCGGTGGGCCCGAAGCGAGCAACGGACTGGCGACCAGGTTGACGGTGACGATGGAGGAGGCCGTGGCGGTAAAGCTTGTCAATCCGCCGGCATCCTGGTAGTCGACCTGGACGACATTGAGAATGGTGGTGTCGGCGGTGGTGTTGGCCAGGGCCGCCAGAGGGAAGACCAGGACCGCCAGGGTCGCCAGGGCGACGACGGCCAGGCGGTGTGGACGGCATGTCGAAATGCGTCGGTTCATACAGGTTCTCCTTTGCGTGTTGCGTGTCGGTTTTGGTAACGGCAATGGCTGTTCTTCGACAAATGGGTCCCGGGGCTGACCCCGGTTCGGGCTGGCCGGGGTTCTGATCCGCTGCGGGTGACTTCTGTCCATGGTGTTCTCCTTAATGATCTATGCGGGTGTCTCTCTACTGGGTGCGAACCTGGAAAGTGAGCAGGCCGGATTCACCGGCGGCAATCGCCGGCAGGATCCAGCGGATATGGGTGTACAGGTCGGGGGTGGCCACCTGGCGCTGGCGGGTGCCGTCCGCCCGGCTGACCTCGTAGGTCAGCAGCGTCGGCGCCTGGTAGGTTGTGCCGCCGTCGATGGAGAAGGTGGCGCCGGCGGCCGGAACGGCGCTGCCGGCGATATAGACGGTCCCCTGCGGGAGCGGATCGACGATTACGACGTTGGTCGCGCTTTCATCGCCGGAGTTGGCATAGCTGATGGTGTAGATGAGGGTTTCGCCGGGGAAAATCTCGCTCGCCTCAACGATCTTTTTCACCTGTTTTCCGTCCTCCTCGACGACGATCTCCTTTTGCGCCGTGATGGCGATGTCGATCTGCGGCGCCGCCCAGGCCGTCAGCGGCAGGGCCAGCAGGGCCAGGATGAGGAGGAGCTTGCGCGTTGTTTTGACTGGTCTGATCATAAAAATTCCTTTCGTTGCTGCGGCGCGAAGCGTCGCGTTTATTTGACGATGACCTTGTACTGGAGCGAAATGCTGCCGCCCGGGTTGAGCGTGCCGTTCATCGGGATCCGCCAGTTGGTGACCTTGTCGTCATGGCCGTCGCCGCGGTCGACCGGGGTGTAGGTCCACGCTTCGCCGCCGTTTTCGGAGGAGTATTCGGGTGTCCCCAGGCTCAAGTCGGAGACGTCGGGCGCCGCTGTGGTGTCGGTGAAGACAAACGGTTCTGCGGACGGAACGGTGTCGTCGAAGTCGAGCTTGAAGGCCGCGTAGGGGCTCAGCCGGTCCTTGAGGACAACACTGGTGGCGAGGCCGTTGCCGGTATTGTGGATCTGCACGGTGTAGACGATGGTGTCGCCGGGGCTGGCGTTGGCCAGGTTAGCCGATTTGAGGATGGTCAGCAGCGGCGCGCCGATGGCTACGGACGCGCTGGCGGTCGGTGAAGGAACGCTGTCGATGACGGCCCGCGCAATATTGACGACCTGGCGATTGGCGATATCGGCGGCGGTGACCCTGTAGCTCCCCGTGCAGACCAGGGTTTCACCGTCGTCGAGATAGGCATCGTTGTTGCCGACGGTGGTCAGGGCCGGGCAGGCGACCTCGGCGATGCGGTTGTCGGTGACAGTGACCGGGCCGATCAGGCTGGCGCCGCCGGCGTTGGTGACCGCGTAGCTGTAGGTGAGGGTGTCACCCTCCTCGTTGAACAGCGCTTCGACGGCGCTCTTGACCAGGGTCAGATCGGAGGTGGCGTAGGTGGCGGTAGACTCCCCGCTGACGTAGGATGTACCGTCATAAACGCCGGTGGCGTAGGCCGTGTTCGAGTGGGTGCCGGCCTGGGCGGTGATCGGCCCGACAACGCAGGTTGCAACGTGGTCGTCGTCGTGGGCATCGGCCACCGGCAGGACGAGGGGCCAGGTGCAGGTCGCTGTACTGACCAGGGGATCGCTGAGGGCAATGTCGCTCAGCGCGGTGTCGCCGATGTTCTCGACGATAAAGTGGTAGTAGACATCAGCGCCCGTCGGCACGATCAATCCTGAGCCCCAGGGGCCGTCGGCGCCCGGTCCGATCTGCTTGAGCAGGGAGAGGTCCGAGGTTGGTTCCTCGACCAGCAGGACGGCGTAGGCGGTATCGGCTCCAAACGGATAATCGGTCCCCAGCACGGCATCATCGAGGAGATGGCTCACCGCGCCGCTGGTATTTTCAAAGTAACCGGCAGTGGCCGATTCGACATCGACCGATACCACGCAGACGCCTCCGGCAACAAGGGTGCCGCCACTAAAAGAGATCTCGCCGCTTCCGGCGACCGGAGTGTAGACCGGGGCACCGCACCCGCTGGTGGTCGCCACGGGCGGGTCGGCAACCACCACATCATCGGGCGCGTCTCCCGGGAATTCGTCGCTGAACGCCACGCCGACCATGGCGTGGTCCGGGTTCGGGTTGGTCACCGTGAAGGTCAGGGTCGACAAGCCGTTGAAAGCCGTTGTGAAAATCTGGCTCGGAGAAAAAGTCTTCTCGATGGTCGGCGGCAGTAGCGCCGTCAGGGTGGCCCGGGCGATGCCGGTGGCGGGGTCGGTGTTGGCGCCGCTGTAGAGAGAGGTGACATAGCCGCTGACGTTGTCGTAGAGACCGGACACGCTGGTGGTGACATTGACCGCAACCTGACAGCTGCCGCCATTGGCGAGGCTGCCGCCCGTCAGGCGAATGCCGGTCGCGCCCGCCGCTAGGTTGGCGCCCGCCGCATCTGTCAGGCTGCCCCCGCAGGTGTTGGACGTTGTCAGGGGGGAGGCGACTTGCAGATTCGCCGGGAGCTCGTCGGTAAACGCCACGCCGCTCAACGGCTGGCCGTCGTCAGCCGGATCGGTGATGGTGAAGGTCAGGGTCGAGGCGCCGCCGACAGCGATGGTCGCCGGGACAAACTCTTTTGCGATGGTTGGCGGGTCGGTATCGATAAAGGCGCAGCCCTTGATGACCACATCATCGAGATAGAGCGCGGCGATGGCGACATCGTTGGTCTTGGCGTAATAGCCCTGCACGGCGAATGACGTTTCCGGACGGTAGTTGCTCGCAGCTGGCCGGGTGTAGGCATCGAAAGTGGTACGCAAGCCCGTGTCGTCGGGCGCGAGGAGGCTGCCGTTGCGCCAGAGGCGCAGATTGTTGTTGGTGCCGGTCCAGTTGCCGTTGGCGTTGATCCTGGCCCGCAGCTCGATGAAAATGCCGCCGTAATTGGAGCTGTCGACATCGAACCTGAAGTGGGTGTTGCCCAATGTTGGTGCGCCCTGGGCCGTGATGTTCCAGCCGCTGCCGCTCCAGGCGTTTGGCGAACTGACCGATTGGGCTGTGGTGATCGTGTTGCCGCCGGTACCGCCCGACAGGAAGAAGCTGGCGCTCGCGAAGTCGACATCCTCAGCCTTGAATGAAAAGTTGTTGTCTGCCGGAATCGGCTGGCCGGCGGTTAAGTTGTCGAAGTTCCACGAGGCCAGGATGATTTCTTCTCCCGGACATGAGGACGGCGGCATGGGCCGGGGGATCGTCGTGTCATCGACTGTCAGGCTGGCGACGGCCGAGGTCGTGAAGTCGGCGATCGACAGGTCGGCGGTGTTCTCGTAGGTTCCCTCGAGATCGGCGGTCACCTGGAGGATGATCGAGCAGCTGCCGTAGCCGGGGACGCTGGCACCGGTCAGTGCCAGGCCGGTGGCACCCGCCGCCAGATTGTTGCCGTTGGCGTCGAGCAGGTCGCCGCCGCAGGTATTGGTCACAACCAGGGGGTCGGCCACGGCCATCACACCCCCGGCCGGGGTCACGACGACCGACGTCAGGTCGTCCGTGACATCGATCCCGCTCACCGTACCGCTGTTGGGGTTGGTCAGGGTCAGGCTCAGGGTTGAAACCCCTCCGGAGGTGATGGTGCCAGGCGAGAAGCGTTTATTGATGGTCACCAGTTCGGGATCGACGAGGAACACGTTGCGCGCGCCACTGGCGTAGTCCGAGTTGTAGTGATAGCTCGCCCCGGACAGATCGTAAATCAGCGAATAGATCGGCTGGGCACTGGCGACAACATCGATGATTTTCACCTGGTAGGTGATCGTCATGGAGCCGCCGATCTTGCCGCTGTCGTTGCACGCCATGTAGTTGGGGTCGTTGGGGTCGTCTTCCCAGTAGCAGGCGTCGGCGTACAGCTGGTCGTGAGGCGAGGAGACGTTAGTAGTGGTGTCGGCGGTATAGGTGGTGTTGACCGAGAGCACCTGGAAAATGGTGTTGGGCAGGGTCGAGAAGGTCTCCAGCTGTTCGTAACCACCCGGCGCGGTATAGCTGCTCATGCGGATGTAGTAAGTTTCACCCTTGATCAGGCTGAAGCTGCCGCCGACCGGCATCGAGGCCAGGTTGCTCAGGGATGTGCCGTATTCAAGGTTGATGATGCCGTTGCGCCCCTGGGAGACGAGTTTCTTGACGTACAACTCGCGGGGGCGCGGGGTGGTCAGACCGCCGGCGCTGATGTAGTAGCCGCGGGCGGTTTCAAAGGCGGCGCTGGTCCTTTGCACCGCGACCTCGAAATAGGCGTCGGCGCAGCCGCCGGCAGGGATGTCGATGCGAACCGGGTTGGGGGAGCTGTCGGTCAGCTCAATGTAAGGGTTGGCGGTTTCCCAGAAGAGGGTGACGGGAAAGCCGGTTTCGACCGTTGTACTGCAGACGCGCGCGCCGACCGGGAAGCGGTTGGGCCCGGCCATCGGCGAGTTGCTGTCGAGACCGATGACGTTCCAGGTGATCGGTTCGATCGAAGTGATGGCGGCGCTGGCTTGCCCGGGCCCGAACAGGACCGCACCGTGCAAAACGACTCCGACCAGAGATGCAAGCAGCGTTTTTTTGATGAACTGCCGGGCTGCACGTTTCGTTGCCAAGAGCATTTAAGTAGACCCCCCCCGTTTTACCAGGGACTGTTGTCTTCGTTGTCTTGAAAAAACGGCAACCCGACGATAGTTGGTGAAATATTAGTCAACTATAACAAAATAAAAGTTTAATGTAAAGATAATAATGTGTGGTTTGAGAAATTGTTTTCTGCGCCTGTCAACCTAAAAAGGCCCCGCCGTAGTTCCGGCGGGGCCTTTTTAGATGGTGTTTTGAAACAACCCGGCTTATTCGCAGAGGTCAATCTTGATATCCCAGCTCTTGATGCGCATGGTGCCGTTGGTGGCGAGGTTCTGCTGCATTTTGAAGGCGCGGTCAAACAGTTGCGGCTCGTGGCCGATCCCTTTTGCCAAGCATTCTTTCGTGGCCATTTCAAGGTAATCATTAAGAATCGGCTTGTACTCGGGGTGGCCGCACTTCTCGATGATGAGCTTGGCGCGCTCTTTTGGGGCGACGCCACGCAGGTCGGCAAGACCCTGCTCGGTGACCAGTACGTCGAGGTCGTGTTCGGTATGATCAATGTGCGGTGCTTTTGGCACAACGCAGGTAATGCCCAACGGATCGGTTTTGCTCGGGCGGGTCGACGGGGTGTGCATGATCTTCAGGAAGCCGTTGCGCAGATAGTCACCGGAGCCGCCGAGGCCGTTAATCATCCGGGTGCCGCCAACCAGGGTGGAGTTGGCGTGTGCGTAAATGTCGAATTCGACCGGGGTGTTCATGGCGATAACACCAAGACGACGGATCGGCTCTGGGGCATTGGAAATCGACAGCGGGCGCAGGATACACTTGCCGAAGTACTTGTCCCAGTTGTCGAAGAAGCGCGGGAAGCCCGGGCTCTCGGAGAGCGACAAGGAGCAGGCTGAGGCGAAGTTGAGGTTGCCGCCGTCAAAGAAGTCGAGCATGGTGTCCTGCAGAACCTCGGTGTAGACCGACAGATTGGAGAAGGGGCCCTTGGCCAGGCCACCGACAACTGCGTTGGCAATAGAGCCGACACCTGACTGCAACGGCAGCAGGTTTTCCGGCAGACGACCGCGTTTCACTTCGTGGGCGAAAAATTCCATGATGTGTCCAGCGATAGCTTCGGAAGTGTCGTCCATGTCGGCAAAAGCACGACCTTTGTCACGGCGTTTGGATTCAACCACCGCGATAACTTTTTCGGTATCGCAAGGGACATAGGGTGAGCCGATGCGGGTATGGGCTTCGGTAATCAGGAAAGGCGCCCGATGCGGCGGTTTCTGTTGCATGTGAATGTCGTGAATGCCTTCAAAAGAGGGCTGCCCGGTGTTGACTTCGAGAATGATCTTGTCGCACAGGCCAATGGCTTCGGCAACGATACCGCAGGAGCTGGTCAGTGCCAGGCCACCGTCTTCGGTAATCGCAGAAACTTCGAAAATGCCGATGTCGTAGCGGCCGTTTTCGGTATAGAAGCCATAACTGATATCCTGGGCAAAGTGACCAAGGTGTTTGTCGCCCATGCGGATACGACCGGCATTGATGCCGGCGGCGATGTTCTTGCCGGTCTGGTAGGGCCAGCGGCGGTCGATCATGTCGAGGGTTGCCCAGCGATCTTCAGTTTCCGCACCAACCGAGGCGCCGATGAAAAGATTGAATTTCCACTTGCCTTGCAGATTGTTAGCCTCAACATAGTCAGCCAGAGCAATCGGGACTGCTTTGGGGTAGCCTGCGGGAGTAAACCCGGACCAGACCAAGTTTTGCCCCGGAGTAAAAAACTCAATACAGTCTTCTGCGGATCTTACTTTGTTGAGCAAGGACTTGCGGCGTACACGACTCTCAAGTGTTCCGAACTCGGACATTCTCTCTCCTCCTGTAACGGGAATCAGTGGCGCAACATGCACCAGTTAAAGTGCTGTTAAAACAGCTCTATGATCAACGAAATGGTGTCTAAGATGCTAAAATATAAAGATTAAAAAAAACGTAAGGGGGTTTTGTCAACCCTTTCAACGAATCAATCGCCCGGGTTTAAAATAACAGCGTTTCTTATATACTGGTGAAGTTTGGCAAGTCAAGGGAAAACGTGGCCAAGAGGTGCTAAATTATCACTTCTGGTAAAATGTGTCCTGCTGCTTATCAGCGCCGGGTAGTGAGCATTTATAACCTCAACGTATCTGCTCAACACCGGGTCGGGAATCCTAAGTCAAAGGACGCGATTGTTTCCCGTTGGATCACCCCTGACCGCTTGTTGTCGCCGTCCATAGCGACAAACACTCCTGCCACAAGATCCCCGATCCTGTGCGAAGGACAGCAGCTCAATAGCTGAATAGTTACACCTCGATGTCAGCTTTTTTGATCGAGCAACTTATTGGCTTTTGCGAAATAGGTGCTGGTCGGAAACTCTTCTACCAGCTGGGTAAGAATTTGCCGTGCATTTTCCGTTTGTCCCGCAGCCAGATAGGCGCGGCCAAGAAAAAAGAAGGCTTCGTCACGATAATAGTAATCGGGAAACCGGGTAAGGATATTTTCCAGACGCTGGATCGCCGGTTGGTAGTGTTTGCGTTGCAGATAAAATCTGCCGACATACACTTCGTGGTCGGCCAATCGGGTTCTGGCGCGCAAAGCCAGTTGAGCCGCCTGGGCCACATTGGGGTCGTTGGGGTACTTGCGGATAAAATCCTCAAAGGTGTTCAGGGCGTTGCGGGTATTGGTCTGATCGCGATCACGCGAAAGGATCTGGCGGTAGTAGCTTTGACCGAGGCGAAAGAGCACTGTGGAAGTACGAAAATCATTAGGATAACGGCGCAGAAATGCGCTGTAGCTGGTCGCTGCTTCCGGATAACGTTCGGCCAGATAGTAGGTCTCGGCAATCTTGAGTTCTGCCAGCATGCTCAACTCAGGAGTAAAATAGGTATCGCGTACCTGCTCCCAGGCCGCGATGGCGTCTTCCCATAAACCGCGTTCATGAAGGCGCTCTGCCGATTGAAATAGTTTTTGCGCGTTCTGTTCCGGTGTTGGCCGGGAGCTGCTGCAGCCAGCCAGCAAAGCAATAAGTGTTAAAATGATACTAAGTTTAAGAAAACGAGCCATACTGCAGAACTCCTTGGGTAGCAGGAACGGATTACCCAGCAACCTACGGAATCCCTCGATTTTTGTCAATGATCTTGGTAACCGAGGAAGACGGCAGGTGTTAGCTCCATCTGTTTGTTGACAGGGTCTTCTTCCTTATTGATAATGACGCGAATTTTATCTACTGTCGGAATAGATGTTTGCTTATGAAGGTTTTTTACATCGGACTGTTTGGTGGGTTCGGTTGTGTCTTGCGTTATCTGCTGACTCTCTGGGTTCAGCAACTGGCCGGGCGCAACTTCCCTTACGGAACCTTGATTGTCAATGTGTCGGGGTCGTTTCTGCTC includes:
- a CDS encoding DUF11 domain-containing protein translates to MIRPVKTTRKLLLILALLALPLTAWAAPQIDIAITAQKEIVVEEDGKQVKKIVEASEIFPGETLIYTISYANSGDESATNVVIVDPLPQGTVYIAGSAVPAAGATFSIDGGTTYQAPTLLTYEVSRADGTRQRQVATPDLYTHIRWILPAIAAGESGLLTFQVRTQ
- a CDS encoding DUF11 domain-containing protein, which codes for MLLATKRAARQFIKKTLLASLVGVVLHGAVLFGPGQASAAITSIEPITWNVIGLDSNSPMAGPNRFPVGARVCSTTVETGFPVTLFWETANPYIELTDSSPNPVRIDIPAGGCADAYFEVAVQRTSAAFETARGYYISAGGLTTPRPRELYVKKLVSQGRNGIINLEYGTSLSNLASMPVGGSFSLIKGETYYIRMSSYTAPGGYEQLETFSTLPNTIFQVLSVNTTYTADTTTNVSSPHDQLYADACYWEDDPNDPNYMACNDSGKIGGSMTITYQVKIIDVVASAQPIYSLIYDLSGASYHYNSDYASGARNVFLVDPELVTINKRFSPGTITSGGVSTLSLTLTNPNSGTVSGIDVTDDLTSVVVTPAGGVMAVADPLVVTNTCGGDLLDANGNNLAAGATGLALTGASVPGYGSCSIILQVTADLEGTYENTADLSIADFTTSAVASLTVDDTTIPRPMPPSSCPGEEIILASWNFDNLTAGQPIPADNNFSFKAEDVDFASASFFLSGGTGGNTITTAQSVSSPNAWSGSGWNITAQGAPTLGNTHFRFDVDSSNYGGIFIELRARINANGNWTGTNNNLRLWRNGSLLAPDDTGLRTTFDAYTRPAASNYRPETSFAVQGYYAKTNDVAIAALYLDDVVIKGCAFIDTDPPTIAKEFVPATIAVGGASTLTFTITDPADDGQPLSGVAFTDELPANLQVASPLTTSNTCGGSLTDAAGANLAAGATGIRLTGGSLANGGSCQVAVNVTTSVSGLYDNVSGYVTSLYSGANTDPATGIARATLTALLPPTIEKTFSPSQIFTTAFNGLSTLTFTVTNPNPDHAMVGVAFSDEFPGDAPDDVVVADPPVATTSGCGAPVYTPVAGSGEISFSGGTLVAGGVCVVSVDVESATAGYFENTSGAVSHLLDDAVLGTDYPFGADTAYAVLLVEEPTSDLSLLKQIGPGADGPWGSGLIVPTGADVYYHFIVENIGDTALSDIALSDPLVSTATCTWPLVLPVADAHDDDHVATCVVGPITAQAGTHSNTAYATGVYDGTSYVSGESTATYATSDLTLVKSAVEALFNEEGDTLTYSYAVTNAGGASLIGPVTVTDNRIAEVACPALTTVGNNDAYLDDGETLVCTGSYRVTAADIANRQVVNIARAVIDSVPSPTASASVAIGAPLLTILKSANLANASPGDTIVYTVQIHNTGNGLATSVVLKDRLSPYAAFKLDFDDTVPSAEPFVFTDTTAAPDVSDLSLGTPEYSSENGGEAWTYTPVDRGDGHDDKVTNWRIPMNGTLNPGGSISLQYKVIVK
- a CDS encoding acetyl-CoA hydrolase/transferase family protein translates to MSEFGTLESRVRRKSLLNKVRSAEDCIEFFTPGQNLVWSGFTPAGYPKAVPIALADYVEANNLQGKWKFNLFIGASVGAETEDRWATLDMIDRRWPYQTGKNIAAGINAGRIRMGDKHLGHFAQDISYGFYTENGRYDIGIFEVSAITEDGGLALTSSCGIVAEAIGLCDKIILEVNTGQPSFEGIHDIHMQQKPPHRAPFLITEAHTRIGSPYVPCDTEKVIAVVESKRRDKGRAFADMDDTSEAIAGHIMEFFAHEVKRGRLPENLLPLQSGVGSIANAVVGGLAKGPFSNLSVYTEVLQDTMLDFFDGGNLNFASACSLSLSESPGFPRFFDNWDKYFGKCILRPLSISNAPEPIRRLGVIAMNTPVEFDIYAHANSTLVGGTRMINGLGGSGDYLRNGFLKIMHTPSTRPSKTDPLGITCVVPKAPHIDHTEHDLDVLVTEQGLADLRGVAPKERAKLIIEKCGHPEYKPILNDYLEMATKECLAKGIGHEPQLFDRAFKMQQNLATNGTMRIKSWDIKIDLCE
- a CDS encoding outer membrane protein assembly factor BamD, translated to MARFLKLSIILTLIALLAGCSSSRPTPEQNAQKLFQSAERLHERGLWEDAIAAWEQVRDTYFTPELSMLAELKIAETYYLAERYPEAATSYSAFLRRYPNDFRTSTVLFRLGQSYYRQILSRDRDQTNTRNALNTFEDFIRKYPNDPNVAQAAQLALRARTRLADHEVYVGRFYLQRKHYQPAIQRLENILTRFPDYYYRDEAFFFLGRAYLAAGQTENARQILTQLVEEFPTSTYFAKANKLLDQKS